The genomic stretch GTCGCAGATATGGCTGGCGCTGTAATGGGCAGAGATGTTTGGCTCTCTGCGTAACCCGTTTCAAAACCTTGGTTTTCATACGTAGAACTCGAAACATTGAAATTCGAATTAAGCACTACCAATGGCTGCTGCTGTTGGACTGAAGCCATGTGAAGTTGCACCCAGTCCATCGGCTGCGAAACCACCATCATGGGATCAATTACCTGAACAGGTTCCTGACTGATGGGATTTTCTTGAACATCCAAGTTGATGACACCGGCACCGACGAGAAAATTCTCGAGCGTGGTTTCTCCAAGAGTTATCTCTTGATTAAGGGTCTGGTTATTTACAGAACCGACTTGCTCAGTATCCACAATCTCACCCCAAACATCTTCCTCTGGTTTCTTATTCAGCGTCTCATTCAGGTTGAAGTTTCCGAGGAAGACAGAAGGGGCCGAATTTGGATTCTGCAGCTGAAGGCCTTCCTCTGCTGGTGTAACTCTAGGTAATTCGTTTAAGGTCATGCCGTTAAAAG from Rhodamnia argentea isolate NSW1041297 chromosome 2, ASM2092103v1, whole genome shotgun sequence encodes the following:
- the LOC115748999 gene encoding ABSCISIC ACID-INSENSITIVE 5-like protein 3 isoform X2 is translated as MTKACLLQLNLTGHVFFRLVEKNLSPLSPLVMFIPAEEGLQLQNPNSAPSVFLGNFNLNETLNKKPEEDVWGEIVDTEQVGSVNNQTLNQEITLGETTLENFLVGAGVINLDVQENPISQEPVQVIDPMMVVSQPMDWVQLHMASVQQQQPLVVLNSNFNVSSSTYENQGFETGYAESQTSLPITAPAISATSPDSQGSSEKKCRYPDEVMDKTVERRQKRMIKNRESAARSRARKQAYTNHLEHQVLRLRKTNNWLRKQKELELLFCSGSSSMPKYQLRRTSSSLF
- the LOC115748999 gene encoding ABSCISIC ACID-INSENSITIVE 5-like protein 3 isoform X1 codes for the protein MDDKSMPSAIKPHGTRFLPFGREESLSTLTFGDVHRQMGNLGKPFNGMTLNELPRVTPAEEGLQLQNPNSAPSVFLGNFNLNETLNKKPEEDVWGEIVDTEQVGSVNNQTLNQEITLGETTLENFLVGAGVINLDVQENPISQEPVQVIDPMMVVSQPMDWVQLHMASVQQQQPLVVLNSNFNVSSSTYENQGFETGYAESQTSLPITAPAISATSPDSQGSSEKKCRYPDEVMDKTVERRQKRMIKNRESAARSRARKQAYTNHLEHQVLRLRKTNNWLRKQKELELLFCSGSSSMPKYQLRRTSSSLF